In Macadamia integrifolia cultivar HAES 741 chromosome 12, SCU_Mint_v3, whole genome shotgun sequence, the following are encoded in one genomic region:
- the LOC122057956 gene encoding calmodulin-binding transcription activator 5-like, which yields MDGSDPGRLAGSEIHGFHTMEDLDVRTTMNEATTRWLRPNEIHAILYNHSYFNIHVKPVSLPPSGTIVLFDRKMLRNFRKDGHNWKKKKDGKTVKEAHEHLKVGDEERIHVYYAHGQDNPNFVRRCYWLLDKKQEHIVLVHYRETSELQGSPATPVNSNSSSGNSDPYASRVLSEEIDSGIDPAFYAGSVSSLVGESAEPGDSVTVRNHEMRLHEINTLEWEDLLATQVPNDLAGPKRDEVSHFEQHNLYEMSNSKSNDTLLPTDDLPAAGSVSVDVRLPTSDYFQTIGVSDQIKDSEEPRRGKDESLGVSIEGLQTQDSFGRWMNCIITDSSESIDDPPLESPISSGHESNLSAVMDYNQPSIEEQVFSIAEVSPAWAYSTEETKVNVIGCFSREASHLAQSGLVCVFGDVCVPAEMVQFGVFRCVALPHNPGPVNLYLSFDGCTPISQVLSFEYRSPINDQVAQPKDEWEKFQQQLRLAQLLFSTTNCLSFLSSKVSANSLRDAKRFAHVISNIDKGWEHLTKSVGNGISLPLAKNSLLELSLKNKFLEWLLERVVEGCKTPARDDQGQGVIHLCAILGYTWAVKPYSYSGLSLDFRDASGWTALHWAAYHGRKEMVAVLLSAGAKPNLVSDPTPEFPGGRTAADLASKNGHDGLAAYLAEKGLIAQLNAMHLSGNLSGSLETSFTNLVNPINLSEDELCLKDTLAAYRTAADAAARIQSAYRENSLKLRTKAVQLSNPENEARTIVAAMRIQHAFRHHEMRKKMAAAARIQYGFRTWKIRKEFLNLRKQAIKIQAAFRGFQVRKQYHKIIWSVGILEKALLRWRHKRRGFRGLQIQGTEAAGVNQSQDSDGEEDFFRISRKQAEERMQRSVVRVQALFRSKQAQLEYRKMKLAHNQAALEYEGAS from the exons ATTTGGATGTTAGAACTACAATGAATGAGGCCACAACACGGTGGCTGCGGCCGAATGAAATTCATGCAATACTCTATAATCACAGCTATTTCAACATCCATGTCAAGCCAGTGAGCTTACCTCCAA GTGGCACAATTGTTTTGTTTGACCGTAAAATGCTGAGGAACTTCCGGAAAGATGGTCATaactggaagaagaaaaaggatggaAAGACTGTCAAAGAAGCTCATGAACACTTAAAA GTTGGTGATGAAGAAAGGATCCATGTGTACTATGCGCATGGTCAGGATAACCCCAACTTTGTTCGCAGGTGTTATTGGCTGCTTGACAA GAAGCAGGAACACATAGTCCTTGTGCATTATCGTGAAACATCAGAG TTGCAAGGTTCTCCTGCTACACCTGTTAATTCAAATTCCAGCTCAGGCAACTCTGACCCATATGCTTCTAGGGTTTTATCGGAAGAAATTGATTCTGGGATAGATCCTGCATTTTATGCTG GTTCTGTCTCTTCTCTTGTTGGTGAATCGGCAGAGCCTGGTGATAGTGTGACTGTTAGAAATCATGAGATGAGACTTCATGAGATTAACACTCTTGAGTGGGAAGATCTCCTTGCAACACAAGTTCCCAATGATCTTGCAGGACCTAAGAGAG ACGAAGTTTCACATTTTGAGCAACATAACCTCTATGAAATGAGCAACTCTAAAAGCAAT GATACTCTTCTCCCAACAGACGATTTACCTGCTGCTGGAAGTGTTTCTGTTGATGTGAGACTACCAACCAGTGATTACTTTCAGACAATAGGAGTAAGTGACCAGATAAAGGATTCTGAAGAGCCTAGAAGGGGAAAAGATGAATCCTTGGGTGTTTCCATTGAAGGTTTGCAAACTCAGGACAGCTTTGGCAGGTGGATGAACTGCATTATAACTGATTCCTCGGAATCAATAGATGATCCACCACTTGAATCCCCAATTTCCAGCGGTCATGAATCAAATCTATCTGCTGTGATGGATTATAATCAACCTTCTATTGAAGAGCAAGTTTTCAGTATAGCTGAAGTTTCACCTGCATGGGCTTATTCAACAGAAGAAACAAAG GTCAATGTGATCGGATGTTTTAGCAGGGAGGCTTCACATCTTGCACAGTCCGGATTAGTTTGTGTCTTTGGTGATGTATGTGTTCCTGCAGAAATGGTTCAGTTTGGGGTGTTCCGTTGTGTGGCATTACCGCATAACCCTGGCCCAGTTAATCTCTATTTGAGTTTTGACGGTTGTACTCCCATTAGCCAAGTACTGAGTTTTGAGTATCGGTCCCCAATAAATGACCAGGTGGCTCAACCAAAAGATGAGTGGGAAAAGTTTCAACAACAGTTAAGACTGGCACAATTGCTCTTCTCTACGACTAATTGTCTTAGTTTTCTATCTAGTAAGGTATCAGCAAATTCCCTGAGGGATGCAAAAAGATTTGCACATGTGATCTCTAACATTGACAAAGGTTGGGAACATTTAACCAAGTCAGTTGGCAATGGGATTTCGCTACCACTAGCCAAAAACAGTTTGCTTGAGCTCTCTTTGAAGAACAAGTTTCTAGAGTGGCTTTTAGAAAGAGTAGTTGAAGGTTGTAAAACCCCAGCTCGGGACGATCAAGGTCAAGGAGTAATCCATTTGTGTGCTATCCTAGGTTATACCTGGGCTGTTAAACCATATTCATATTCGGGCCTCTCATTAGATTTTCGGGATGCCTCTGGATGGACGGCACTTCATTGGGCTGCATACCATGGGAg GAAGGAAATGGTTGCAGTTCTTCTATCCGCAGGGGCAAAGCCAAACTTAGTCTCGGACCCCACTCCAGAATTTCCTGGTGGACGTACTGCTGCTGATCTTGCATCTAAGAATGGACATGATGGCTTAGCTGCTTACCTTGCAGAAAAGGGGTTAATAGCGCAATTGAATGCTATGCACTTATCAGGAAACTTAAGTGGCTCCCTGGAAACTAGCTTCACAAACCTGGTTAATCCCATAAACCTCAGTGAGGATGAGTTGTGCCTGAAGGATACCTTGGCAGCATATCGGACAGCTGCTGATGCAGCAGCCCGTATACAATCTGCATACAGGGAAAATTCTCTAAAGCTACGGACAAAGGCAGTTCAGCTTTCCAATCCAGAGAATGAGGCCCGTACTATAGTTGCAGCTATGAGAATTCAGCATGCCTTCCGGCACCATGAGATGCGAAAGAAGATGGCAGCTGCTGCACGAATCCAATATGGTTTCCGTACATGGAAGATCCGGAAAGAGTTTCTCAATCTGCGTAAGCAGGCTATCAAAATTCAA GCTGCCTTCCGAGGTTTCCAAGTAAGGAAGCAATACCACAAGATTATTTGGTCAGTTGGAATTCTTGAGAAAGCACTTTTACGTTGGCGTCACAAGAGAAGAGGTTTTCGTGGGCTTCAGATCCAAGGCACTGAAGCTGCCGGAGTAAATCAGAGCCAAGATAGTGATGGGGAGGAGGACTTCTTCCGGATCAGCAGGAAGCAAGCAGAAGAGCGCATGCAAAGATCTGTTGTACGGGTTCAAGCCTTGTTCCGATCAAAGCAAGCACAGCTGGAGTATCGAAAGATGAAACTGGCCCACAATCAAGCTGCG TTGGAATATGAAGGGGCTTCTTGA
- the LOC122056926 gene encoding uncharacterized protein LOC122056926, with translation MGNYIPRRALYNNGKVRVILSDGKVHEFDQPLAVAELMLEHPQEVVVEFQSLLTGNRPVPLPADKRLETHKIYLMLPMKGGKAASLTADGARHIRSKAKILLRSQSLVSSAKILPLFARICPSGIGMGMEGDVVVSHGQDCSQLEKPDKVYKLGNLLEDFDEKPEFLSRQLSGKGWKPTLDTIKEKAIEKKVPHWLF, from the coding sequence atggGTAACTACATCCCACGCCGGGCTCTATACAACAATGGTAAAGTCAGAGTCATACTCTCTGATGGCAAAGTTCATGAGTTCGATCAACCTCTGGCTGTTGCAGAGCTCATGTTAGAGCACCCACAAGAAGTTGTGGTTGAATTCCAGTCCCTCCTAACTGGAAACAGACCAGTTCCATTGCCCGCGGATAAGAGGCTGGAAACACACAAAATCTATCTAATGCTACCAATGAAGGGAGGGAAGGCAGCATCACTAACAGCAGATGGTGCACGCCATATTCGTTCCAAGGCCAAGATACTCTTAAGATCACAGTCTCTTGTTTCGTCAGCAAAGATACTCCCCTTATTCGCCCGGATATGTCCGTCTGGAATTGGAATGGGAATGGAAGGTGATGTGGTTGTGTCTCATGGACAGGATTGTAGTCAGCTGGAGAAACCAGATAAGGTTTACAAGCTGGGGAATCTGTTGGAGGACTTCGATGAGAAGCCAGAGTTTCTGAGCAGGCAATTATCTGGTAAGGGATGGAAGCCCACGTTagacaccatcaaggagaaagCTATTGAGAAGAAGGTCCCTCATTGGTTGTTTTAG